In the Terriglobales bacterium genome, one interval contains:
- a CDS encoding sensor domain-containing diguanylate cyclase → MPAKAKPGAVADKLLPAPPAGSRLRSLDDADSLRALVRNLKEGMYITNAHGEILDANPAFLEMMGVHSLEELRSFNARDFLVEPEVRARELELLATEGSVREFELRIRRPDGQIRTVLDTAYADHDPHTGQQFYYGILVDITLRKLLEAQLVEQSIRDPLTGCFNRRYLTEFESRARSGRHSWGCIILDIDHFKRYNDEHGHQAGDQVLIRISRFLMRQTRAEEGVVRMGGDEFLVLLTAADARRVESAALRLKATAAQEGLAPFSVGWAVREGGERLEKTINRADSRLLTSRGHRREVAEDRLHRPGKRDRRRRG, encoded by the coding sequence ATGCCGGCCAAGGCAAAACCCGGAGCCGTCGCCGACAAACTGCTGCCGGCGCCACCGGCGGGCTCGCGCCTGCGCAGCCTGGACGATGCCGACAGCCTGCGCGCCCTGGTGCGCAATCTCAAAGAAGGCATGTACATCACCAACGCCCACGGCGAGATCCTGGACGCCAACCCCGCCTTCCTGGAGATGATGGGCGTCCACTCCCTGGAGGAACTGCGCTCCTTCAACGCTCGCGACTTCCTGGTGGAGCCCGAGGTCCGCGCCCGCGAGCTGGAGCTGCTGGCCACGGAAGGCTCGGTGCGGGAGTTCGAATTGCGCATCCGCCGTCCCGACGGCCAGATTCGCACCGTGCTCGACACCGCCTACGCCGACCACGATCCCCACACCGGTCAGCAGTTCTACTACGGCATCCTGGTCGACATCACGCTGCGCAAGCTGCTGGAGGCGCAACTGGTGGAGCAGAGCATCCGCGACCCGCTCACCGGGTGCTTCAACCGGCGCTATCTCACCGAGTTCGAGAGCCGGGCGCGCAGCGGCCGCCACTCCTGGGGCTGCATCATCCTCGACATCGACCACTTCAAGCGCTACAACGACGAACACGGCCACCAGGCCGGCGACCAGGTGCTGATCCGCATCAGCCGCTTCCTCATGCGGCAGACGCGCGCCGAGGAAGGCGTGGTGCGCATGGGCGGCGACGAGTTCCTGGTGCTGCTGACGGCCGCCGACGCCCGCCGGGTGGAGAGCGCCGCCCTCCGCCTCAAGGCCACGGCCGCGCAGGAAGGCCTGGCGCCCTTCTCCGTGGGCTGGGCGGTGCGTGAAGGCGGCGAGCGCCTGGAGAAGACCATCAACCGCGCCGACTCCCGCCTGCTCACCAGCCGCGGCCACCGCCGCGAGGTCGCCGAAGACCGGCTCCATCGCCCGGGCAAGCGCGACCGCCGCCGCCGCGGCTGA